A segment of the Sanyastnella coralliicola genome:
AGGCTCTTCCATTCTTCCTTTGCCTTCGAGGCCGCTCGCTAACTCACCAGTACCCGGTTCAATCACGGTCACCTCTCGCTCGCGAAGCATCTTCAAGTTGTGCTGGGTAGCCTCGTGCGTGAACATGTCAAGGTCCATGGCTGGGGCAACCATTACTGGACAACGCGCGCTTAAGAGCACAGCCATGAGCAGATTGTCACATTCACCACTGACCATTTTTGCCAATGTATTCGCAGTAGCAGGAGCAATGAGCATCACATCAGCCCACAAACCGAGTTCAACGTGATTCGTCCACTCCCCAGTGTGCTTGTCTTCTGTGAAGTCAGAATGCACGGGGTTTTTGGCCAAGGTGGCCAAGGTGAGTGGAGTAATGAACTCTTCAGAACCTGGCGACATCACCACTTTCACTTCTGCTCCAGCCTTGCGTAAAAGTCGAACCAAGAAGGCCGCCTTGTAAGCCGCAATGCTACCGGTAATGCCGAGCAGTATATTTTTGCCTCTGAGAATATGTGGAATCGAAGACATGAAGTAAAGGTCAGGCTTTCTGATCGAACCCCCTAATTTGGAGCTGGGAATAAACGTTTATTGAGAGCAGCAAAAAGCCCCGCAATTGCGAGGCTTTAATATTGTAATCGTCAGGTGAAGCTTATGCTCCAAGCTCTGGACGACGGAAGTACACTTTGTCTTCGAGCAATTCATCAATCGCTACGCTGTGCGGCTTAGGTAGACGCTCGTAGAACTTCGAGATCTCGATCTGCTCACGGTTTTCAAATACCTCTTCCAAGTTATCTTGAGTAGTGGCAAATTCTTCCAGCTTCGCAGTCAACTCTTCTTTGATGTCTTTCTGGATCTGGTTTGCACGCTTCGAGATCACTACCAATGCTTCGAATAGGTTTCCTTCTACCTTGGCATCAATGGCATTTGTGTTGCGCGTTACTGTTGTGCGCTCTGCTTTTGAGTTCTTAATGCTACTCATGGATTCGATACTTTTTTCAAACGCTCTATTTCCTTTTGGCTATCGTCAAAGTAGTTTTCTGCTTCGCGCAGGTACCCACTTTCCGGGAAATAGGCTACAAAGTTAAGATAATGATCGACGCAGTCAGCGAAACGATCCATTTTCTTCTCTTCGATACTTTGGTCTGCTAGCAAATAGCTTGATTTCACTAGCATGTACATCATTTCTTCGCGGTACTTCGTGTTCGGGTAGTCACGTAGTGCGTAGTCTAGTACGAGCACGGCACTCTTAAAGTTCTCCGTCTTTACGTAAAGCTTCGCCACCTCGAAATTCTTGCGCTCCAGTTTCGCGTTCAGCTGATCAATCATCGTAGTACAGCTGTCGCGCAAAGTTGAACCAGGATACTTGTCTAGGAAGAGCTGCATCTCATTGATAGCGAGCTTCGTATCCGTTTGGTCGAGGCTAAATTCTGGAGAGAGATTGTAGCTACACATCGCTGCTAAGAACTGACATTCTTCAGCGCGTTCTGAATAGCTAAAGGTCTTGGTGAAATTACTGAGGTAGTAGTTAGCGAGGTAGTAATCTTCCACGCAGTAGTGTGCTCTGGCGTGGTAGTAATAAACATCCTCAGCCTTTTGCGTACCTCGTGTCAAGCCGATTAACTCTTCGAAAATCGGAATAGACTGGTAGCAACGACCATCATCAAAATACTCAATGGCCTTCTCAAGTTTGTAGTCTACATCGGTGCTTTTGAGCACTTTGTTATACTCTCCACAAGAAGAAAGGACCAGAGCCAATACAGAAAATGCAAGCAGAATTCTCTTCATCAGGGGCGCAAAGATATCATATTGAACGGATCAGCATTGCTAGTAGTACGTTTGAGAAGCGCTTTTAACTACAATTTGGTTCTTAACGAAGTCAGATCAAGTGGACCTGGAGATTTGATCTCTTTCATAATGAAGAAGCTCTGCACGTTTCCAATGTTACCTAAGCCGGCTAATTTCGAGGCAATGAAATCGTGGTAGGCTTCCATATTCCGACAACGTACTTCAATCATGTAGTCGAACATCCCGGCGGTGTGATACGCTGCAACCACTTGAGGGAATTCTTTGATTTCATCTTCGAAGTTGCGCAAGAAGTCATGGGCGTGTTCCTTCAAACTCACATTACAAAAAGCGTGTAGCTGCAATCCACTGGTTTGAGGATCAATACGTGCGTTGTAGCTTTTGATGACACCATTGGCCTCTAGCTTCTTCATGCGCTCGTATACAGGGGTGCGTGACAAGCCACAGGCCTCGGCCAATTCTGAGACGGTCAACTTGGCGTTTTCCTGTAAGAGTTCGATCAATTTCAGATCGTAGTTGTCGAGTTTCATAGAATAGGTGTTCTGTTTTTTCGCTAGCGCGGAATGTCGAATAGTCAAATATACTACTTAGTTGTTGGTTGTTAGTTATTGGTTCTTAGTTATCGATTAGAAGCAGAATGGAGTGGTTGGTTCGTTAACTTTGTAAGTATGAAAGAACGAGATATCCGCAACATGCGTCCGGAGTCATTAATGATGTCTCACGGGTACAATCCAGAATGGTCTGAAGGGGCGATCAAGTGTCCGATTTTCCAAACTTCGACCTTTGTGTTTAAGACGGCAGAAGAAGGAAAGCGCTTCTTTGAAGTAGCCTACGGGTTACGAGACAAAGAACCAGAAGAGGAGATGGGTTTGATCTACAGTCGTCTGAATAATCCTGACCTCGAGATTCTCGAAAATCGTTTGTGTTTGTGGGATGGTGCAGAGGAAGCCTTGGTGTTCGAAAGCGGAATGTCTGCCATTTCTACGATGCTCTTAGCGCACTTGAATCCAGGAGATATTGTGCTTCACAGCGACCCGCTTTACGGAGGTACAGATCACTTCATGAATAA
Coding sequences within it:
- a CDS encoding Lrp/AsnC family transcriptional regulator; the encoded protein is MKLDNYDLKLIELLQENAKLTVSELAEACGLSRTPVYERMKKLEANGVIKSYNARIDPQTSGLQLHAFCNVSLKEHAHDFLRNFEDEIKEFPQVVAAYHTAGMFDYMIEVRCRNMEAYHDFIASKLAGLGNIGNVQSFFIMKEIKSPGPLDLTSLRTKL
- a CDS encoding outer membrane protein assembly factor BamD: MKRILLAFSVLALVLSSCGEYNKVLKSTDVDYKLEKAIEYFDDGRCYQSIPIFEELIGLTRGTQKAEDVYYYHARAHYCVEDYYLANYYLSNFTKTFSYSERAEECQFLAAMCSYNLSPEFSLDQTDTKLAINEMQLFLDKYPGSTLRDSCTTMIDQLNAKLERKNFEVAKLYVKTENFKSAVLVLDYALRDYPNTKYREEMMYMLVKSSYLLADQSIEEKKMDRFADCVDHYLNFVAYFPESGYLREAENYFDDSQKEIERLKKVSNP
- a CDS encoding DNA-directed RNA polymerase subunit omega, whose translation is MSSIKNSKAERTTVTRNTNAIDAKVEGNLFEALVVISKRANQIQKDIKEELTAKLEEFATTQDNLEEVFENREQIEISKFYERLPKPHSVAIDELLEDKVYFRRPELGA